One region of Oryza sativa Japonica Group chromosome 10, ASM3414082v1 genomic DNA includes:
- the LOC4348384 gene encoding probable apyrase 7: MRLSSSLQDLPTFSRIDALERGSSTGSDLVSGRAKPIRTLQRDGAVASFSKEKTPPSSPTNRKKCMRAAGCAIALFLLVFFIYASLRYFHVFLSEGSPEYYVILDCGSTGTRVYVYEWSVNHDDGNTFPIALKPLGNAPKKKSGKLTGRAYQRMETEPGLNKLVHNETGLKMTIEPLLRMAEKLIPRRAHKHTPAFLYATAGVRKLPSADSEWLLDKAWDILKNSSFLCSRDRVKIISGMDEAYYGWIALNHHLNMLGTSSSKMTYGSLDLGGSSLQVTFETDNSIQDETSMSLRIGSISHQLSAYSLSGYGLNDAFDKSVAHLVKKLGGAAGNGKVQVKHPCLQTGYKEDYICSYCHPLKLDGSPSVGGKTTGKEKQGMAVELIGMPQWNECSALAKLTVNLSEWSNASSVDCNTKPCALPSTFPQPHGQFYAMSGFYVVFKFFNLTADATLIDVLNRGQEFCEKTWKVAKSSVPPQPFIEQYCFRAPYITSLLREGLQIKDNQVIIDSGSITWTLGVALLEAGQVLSTRIDIQGYRILHREINPNILIVLFLISIVLVICAILCVSNSIPRSFRKSYLPLFRQNSAGSPVLSMGSPFRFHLWSHITSGDARTKTPLSPTVAGSEPHPFSMSHGLGGSSVQLMESSRQSLGVYHSYSVGSLGQMQFSSGMWKPGQTTLQSRRSQSREDLTSSLADLHLPKV; this comes from the exons ATGCGGCTGTCTTCTTCACTTCAAGATTTGCCTACGTTCTCAAGAATTGATGCATTAGAAAGGGGCTCTAGCACTGGTAGTGATTTGGTCTCAGGGCGTGCAAAACCTATCCGCACACTTCAAAGAGATGGCGCTGTTGCAAGCTTTTCAAAAGAGAAAACACCCCCCTCATCACCAACAAATCGAAAGAAATGCATGAGAGCTGCTGGTTGTGCTATTGCTCTGTTCCTTTTGGTGTTCTTTATATATGCTTCTTTGAGATATTTCCATGTCTTTCTCTCGGAAGGAAGCCCTGAATACTATGTTATTCTTGATTGTGGAAGCACTGGGACAAGAGTGTATGTTTACGAATGGTCTGTTAACCATGACGATGGAAACACATTTCCTATTGCTTTGAAACCCTTAGGAAATGCTCCTAAGAAAAAATCTGGTAAATTAACTGGGCGAGCCTATCAGCGAATGGAGACTGAACCTGGGTTGAACAAACTTGTTCACAATGAAACTGGATTAAAGATGACAATAGAGCCCCTCCTTCGAATGGCTGAGAAGTTGATTCCTAGacgtgcacacaaacacacgcCTGCTTTTCTATATGCCACAGCTGGTGTGCGCAAGCTACCGAGTGCAGATTCTGAGTGGCTTCTGGACAAGGCTTGGGATATTCTGAAGAATTCATCGTTTCTGTGTTCTAGAGACAGAGTCAAGATTATCAGTGGCATGGATGAAGCTTATTATGGATGGATAGCTCTTAACCATCATTTGAATATGCTTGGCACCTCATCTTCTAAAATGACATATGGTTCACTTGATTTAGGTGGATCATCATTACAGGTGACATTTGAGACTGATAATTCCATTCAGGATGAAACAAGTATGAGTCTAAGGATTGGTTCTATCAGTCATCAACTTAGTGCTTATTCTCTGTCTGGTTATGGGCTAAATGATGCATTTGACAAATCTGTTGCACATCTTGTGAAGAAGTTGGGAGGGGCAGCTGGTAATGGAAAAGTTCAGGTTAAGCATCCTTGTCTACAAACGGGATACAAAGAAGATTATATTTGTTCTTACTGCCACCCGCTCAAACTAGATGGAAGTCCCAGTGTTGGAGGGAAGACAACAGGCAAAGAGAAGCAGGGAATGGCAGTTGAACTGATCGGGATGCCTCAGTGGAACGAATGTAGTGCCCTTGCAAAATTAACAGTGAATCTTTCTGAGTGGTCCAATGCAAGCTCAGTTGACTGCAACACTAAACCTTGTGCTCTTCCTAGTACCTTTCCGCAACCACATGGGCAGTTTTATGCTATGTCTGGTTTCTATGtggtttttaaatttttcaatttGACTGCCGATGCCACTCTCATTGATGTTCTAAATAGAGGCCAGGAATTTTGTGAAAAAACATGGAAGGTTGCAAAGAGTAGTGTTCCACCACAACCTTTTATAGAACAGTATTGTTTCAGGGCTCCTTATATTACATCACTTCTGAGAGAGGGGCTGCAGATCAAAGATAACCAGGTGATAATTGACTCTGGTAGTATAACTTGGACTCTTGGGGTTGCTTTGTTAGAGGCTGGACAGGTGTTGTCTACACGAATCGATATTCAAGGATACAGAATACTCCACCGAGAGATAAATCCAAATATTCTTATTGTGTTGTTTCTGATTTCAATTGTGTTAGTCATATGTGCCATATTGTGTGTCAGCAATTCAATCCCAAGATCATTCCGCAAGTCTTATCTGCCACTTTTTAGGCAGAACAGTGCAGGCAGTCCTGTGCTTAGCATGGGATCACCTTTCAGATTTCATCTATGGAGTCATATTACTTCAG GTGATGCAAGAACAAAGACACCTCTGAGTCCTACTGTTGCTGGGTCAGAGCCCCATCCATTCAGCATGAGCCATGGATTAGGAGGCAGCAGTGTTCAGCTTATGGAGTCCTCCAGGCAGTCATTGGGCGTCTATCACAGCTATTCTGTTGGAAGCTTAGGTCAGATGCAGTTTTCTAGTGGAATGTGGAAGCCAGGTCAAACAACACTCCAAAGTCGGAGATCCCAATCGAGAGAAGATCTCACTTCGTCACTAGCCGATCTTCATCTTCCAAAGGTGTAG